Proteins encoded in a region of the Nitrososphaerales archaeon genome:
- a CDS encoding magnesium transporter CorA family protein, which translates to MERLEDRFELVRFNGLLWIDIKQPSREDMNTLGTIFHFHDLNLEDCLSKIQLPKIDTYEDHMFIILHFPVYGENVPRAGQLSIFVGMDYVVTVHLGELAPLTEMFHRCRMDEKLCASIMGNSSGFLLHKIIDILVDDLVHPLMKLEGNLDDIEDLVFDENFSIARQISYLRREITALRRILLPLRRIVVEVAKDAQRFSKEDISPQFNDVKDHVEKVLETIEAARETIEIYKDTDFVLNTEKTNKILAVLTIVFTLSIPATVIGQYYGMNIPLPGGTETGPWTFFGEYTTFIIVILLSVIGAALMSIYFYRSGWLRL; encoded by the coding sequence ATGGAGAGGCTAGAAGATCGCTTTGAATTGGTACGTTTCAATGGATTACTATGGATAGATATCAAACAGCCTAGCAGAGAGGATATGAATACTCTAGGCACTATATTTCATTTCCACGATCTAAACCTTGAGGATTGCCTCTCCAAGATACAGTTGCCAAAGATAGATACGTATGAGGATCATATGTTCATAATACTCCATTTCCCAGTTTATGGTGAAAATGTACCAAGAGCAGGTCAGCTCTCCATTTTTGTGGGGATGGACTATGTGGTAACCGTGCATTTGGGCGAACTAGCACCTTTGACGGAAATGTTTCACAGGTGTAGGATGGATGAAAAACTATGTGCGAGTATCATGGGCAACTCATCAGGTTTTCTCTTACACAAGATAATCGACATACTAGTCGATGATCTCGTACACCCACTGATGAAACTGGAGGGAAACTTGGACGATATAGAAGATCTTGTGTTTGATGAAAATTTTTCAATAGCCCGCCAGATCTCCTATCTGAGGCGTGAGATAACGGCACTCAGACGAATACTTCTCCCACTGAGAAGAATAGTCGTGGAAGTTGCCAAGGATGCTCAGCGATTCTCCAAGGAGGATATATCCCCGCAATTCAATGACGTTAAAGATCACGTGGAGAAAGTACTTGAGACCATTGAAGCTGCAAGGGAAACGATTGAAATCTATAAAGACACAGATTTTGTATTAAATACAGAAAAGACAAACAAGATCCTGGCAGTGCTAACTATCGTCTTCACGCTTTCCATCCCAGCAACAGTGATAGGTCAGTACTATGGTATGAATATTCCTTTACCCGGGGGAACTGAAACGGGCCCGTGGACATTCTTCGGTGAATATACCACATTCATAATTGTAATCCTTCTATCTGTTATTGGGGCAGCGCTAATGTCTATTTACTTCTATCGTAGCGGATGGCTAAGACTGTAA
- a CDS encoding M20 family metallopeptidase — translation MLNNITKKVESKFSDILQTASELIMIPSRNPPGEEKGCAQYIYSRLKEIGYETYQINHPFIDRPQVVGLLRGKNSNAILLNGHIDTVPEGDISKWSMDPFSGAIKDGYLYGRGSVDMKSSLALMIHVAEFTESDATVLLMFAIGEERAEPGTSTLLSWIKKFDLRIKYGLVMEPTALQIATSQKGAVWFKIKSRGKAAHASLPSKGINAIDIAYDIIKVIPQYAKKISNETHPVAGAPTCSITMINGGIKENVIPDSCEIVIDRRLVPGESSSEVVKELSLLLRKNQLNCEIMKLGARDPVELTKDSMLARIILNVMHKLNIQSNTTCFAGATDNEHIVSSGIESLVWGPGDLTLAHAINERISVSEVKNAAIALGLALNELGCV, via the coding sequence GTGCTGAACAATATTACAAAAAAAGTTGAGAGCAAATTTAGCGATATTCTTCAGACAGCGTCTGAGCTGATCATGATTCCAAGTAGGAATCCGCCAGGCGAGGAGAAAGGATGCGCTCAATACATTTATTCACGGTTGAAGGAGATAGGTTACGAAACATATCAGATTAACCATCCATTTATTGATAGACCTCAAGTGGTGGGACTCTTGCGAGGCAAGAATTCAAATGCTATACTGTTAAACGGTCATATCGATACAGTGCCTGAAGGTGACATCAGCAAATGGAGCATGGATCCATTTTCAGGTGCAATTAAAGATGGATACCTGTATGGAAGGGGTTCTGTTGATATGAAAAGCAGTTTAGCACTTATGATACATGTTGCAGAATTCACAGAGAGTGATGCAACTGTATTGCTTATGTTTGCAATTGGTGAGGAACGAGCAGAACCAGGGACATCAACACTACTATCATGGATAAAGAAGTTCGACCTTAGAATAAAGTATGGACTAGTGATGGAACCTACCGCATTGCAAATAGCTACGTCCCAGAAAGGTGCTGTATGGTTCAAGATCAAGAGCAGGGGTAAAGCTGCCCATGCTTCTTTGCCCAGCAAGGGAATTAACGCAATCGATATTGCATATGATATTATAAAGGTCATACCCCAGTATGCAAAAAAAATTTCAAATGAAACACATCCAGTTGCAGGCGCACCTACGTGTAGTATAACTATGATCAACGGAGGGATAAAGGAAAACGTGATCCCTGATAGTTGCGAGATTGTCATAGATAGAAGATTGGTGCCAGGAGAATCAAGTAGTGAAGTTGTAAAAGAGCTATCATTGCTACTTCGTAAAAATCAGTTAAATTGTGAAATTATGAAGCTAGGCGCAAGAGATCCAGTAGAACTAACAAAAGATTCTATGCTTGCGAGGATAATACTTAATGTTATGCATAAGTTGAATATACAGAGTAATACAACATGCTTCGCAGGAGCAACAGATAACGAGCATATAGTTTCCAGTGGTATAGAGAGTCTGGTTTGGGGACCGGGTGATCTCACACTTGCTCATGCAATCAATGAACGGATAAGCGTAAGCGAAGTAAAGAATGCTGCCATAGCACTTGGACTTGCATTGAACGAATTAGGATGCGTCTGA